Proteins encoded by one window of Rhizophagus irregularis chromosome 31, complete sequence:
- a CDS encoding uncharacterized protein (BUSCO:EOG092C4S0G) → MSRLELIGPQGLRTDGRRFNELRNMNCKPSVLSQADGSAYIEQGNTKCLAAVYGPREVLHCSYSFILNYLINQILILLLLQARTKAQVLHNRANINVEISLAPFSMEERKKRSKSDKRILEIASAVKQTFEPIIMTELYARSQIDIYLQILQFDGGTVQICINAATLAIIDAGIPMKDYVCACSAGCIDDEPVLDLNHLEESNTPELTVALLPKNDKITLLQMESRLHIDKFQQVMEMAAKGCKEIHTVLDKAVRENIKDLLKKSSI, encoded by the exons ATG tCGCGACTAGAGTTGATAGGTCCTCAGG GTCTTCGCACTGATGGTCGACGTTTTAATGAATTGCGTAATATGAATTGTAAACCTTCGGTATTAAGTCAAGCTGACGGTTCAGCGTATATTGAACAAGGGAATACAAAATGTTTGGCCGCTGTTTATGGACCCAGAGAGGTTCTTCATTGTTCTTATTCGTTTATATtgaactatttaataaatcaaattttaattcttttgctTCTGCAGGCAAGGACGAAAGCTCAAGTACTCCATAACAGAGCAAATATTAACGTAGAAATTTCTTTAGCTCCTTTTAGTATggaagaaaggaaaaaaagatcTAAATCTGACAA GCGTATCTTGGAGATTGCATCGGCTGTAAAACAAACTTTTGAACCAATTATAATGACTGAATTATATGCCAGGTCtcaaattgatatttatttacaaatattacagtTTGACGGAG GTACTGttcaaatttgtataaatgcTGCAACATTAGCGATAATTGATGCAGGCATACCAATGAAGGACTATGTATGTGCTTGTTCAGCTGGTTGCATAGATGATGAACCTGTCTTAGATTTGAATCACCTCGAAGAATCAAATACGCCAGAGTTAACCGTGGCTCTATTaccaaaaaatgataaaattactttGTTACAG atggAGTCCAGATTacatattgataaatttcaaCAAGTTATGGAAATGGCTGCTAAAGGATGTAAAGAAATCCATACTGTTCTGGATAAGGCTGTTAGAGAAAACATTAAagatttacttaaaaaaagttCTATCTAG
- a CDS encoding Peptidyl-prolyl cis-trans isomerase-like 4, producing MSVLIETSVGDMVIDLHTKLCPNTSLNFLKLCKIKYYNFCCFHNVQKDFMVQTGDPTATGKGGESIFGILHGPTERYFPAEIRSKLKHKKMGTVSMAVASDGAEGKGVSGSQFFITTGENLDYLDGKYTVFGEVAEGFDTLEKINSAYCDESGRPYKDIRIKHTYILDDPFNDPEGLQVPDKSPSPTREMLETVRIGEDESIEPELPPEEMEKIKRQREAQAQALTLEMIGDLPFAEVKPPENVLFVCKLNQVTRDEDLELIFSRFGTINSCEIIRDKKSGDSLGYAFIEFENKEDCETAYFKMNNVLIDDRRIKVDFSQSVSKLHKDWLSSKMKKHDGEGYGGSTSLEKRTKYRAGDVKPTDKYDLVFDHTDNYNDEKQKVKKEDKYSSISYREKERDRDRDRENRDRERDRETDKGVRGRNSYSNGKDHSRRRSRSASPPSRRRSDRDKYDRRDNRERDRGRYRSRSRSRSRDRRRDRK from the exons A TGAGCGTATTAATTGAAACTTCAGTCGGTGATATGGTTATAGATCTTCACACAAAACTATGTCCAAATACAAGTTTAAACTTTCTAAAGTtgtgtaaaattaaatattataatttttgttgttttcataatgttcaaaaagattttatgGTACAAACAGGAGATCCAACAGCGACTGGTAAAGGAGGAGAATCAATATTTGGTATTTTACATGGACCTACAGAAAGATATTTTCCAGCAGAAATAAGatcaaaattaaaacataaaaaaatgggTACGGTTTCGATGGCAGTAGCAAGCGACGGAGCAGAAGGCAAAGGAGTTAGTGGgtcacaattttttattacaaccggagaaaatttagattatttagatggtaaatatacagtatttggAGAAGTGGCAGAAGGATTCGATACTTTAGAAAAAATCAATAGTGCATATTGTGATGAGAGTGGAAGGCCATATAAGGATATTAGGATTAAACATACTTACATACTTGACGATCCATTTAATGATCCCGAAGGTCTTCAAGTACCTGATAAAAGCCCTTCACCAACACGTGAAATGTTAGAAACTGTAAGGATAGGAGAAGATGAAAGCATTGAGCCCGAGTTACCACCTgaagaaatggaaaaaataaagagaCAAAGAGAAGCACAAGCACAAGCATTAACATTAGAAATGATTGGTGATTTGCCTTTTGCTGAGGTTAAGCCACctgaaaatgttttatttgtaTGCAAATTAAATCAAGTAACAAGAGATGAAGatttagaattaattttttcaagatTTGGTACTATTAATAGTTGTGAAATTATACGCGATAAAAAATCCGGAGATTCTTTAGGTTATGCTTTTATCGAATTTGAAAACAAGGAAGACTGTGAAACCGCATATTTCAAAATGAACAATGTTTTAATTGATGACAGACGAATTAAAGTAGATTTCTCTCAATCCGTTTCAAAACTTCATAAAGATTGGTTAAGTtccaaaatgaaaaaacatgATGGTGAGGGTTATGGAGGATCTACGAGTTTGGAGAAACGTACGAAATATCGAGCTGGAGACGTCAAACCTACTGATAAATATGATCTTGTATTTGATCATACGGACAATTATAACGACgaaaaacaaaaagttaaGAAAGAAGATAAATATTCTTCAATCTCTTATCGGGAAAAGGAAAGAGATCGTGATCGTGATCGTGAAAATAGAGATAGGGAAAGAGATAGGGAAACGGATAAAGGTGTAAGAGGACGGAATAGTTACTCTAATGGTAAAGATCATTCAAGGAGGAGATCCCGATCTGCAAGTCCACCATCTAGGAGGAGATCAGATAGAGACAAGTATGATAGGAGAGACAATAGGGAAAGGGATCGTGGTCGTTACCGATCTAGGTCAAGATCACGTTCTCGAGATAGAAGAAGAGATAGGAAATAA